In one Drosophila pseudoobscura strain MV-25-SWS-2005 chromosome X, UCI_Dpse_MV25, whole genome shotgun sequence genomic region, the following are encoded:
- the LOC6901431 gene encoding uncharacterized protein has protein sequence MPKSGETTPQIPPKPRRVQRQVSDVQTQTTPQESSSDFELDSEGDESLQAPSDQSGFYVSHEESSLGVRPDFRDVSYERRKKRLRRRLKKCFCCVDLRVGCCFMGFFELCSSAICLVLGESNWMLYIGRIGYMAYLIGSAMLMVGTFLEWQCLVRIYLFTNVVHLLLCPLFILQHGLKSCYYCYYEIVILSFLLLLGLYSGLVAYSYLLQIQWRHSRFYMPHGRIARNDIRRSRWEDIEGVQPAVESQEQEQEQARELSQQHSQSDMDPSNEQQSVL, from the exons ATGCCCAAAAGCGGGGAGACCACACCCCAAATCCCGCCTAAGCCTCGCCGGGTCCAGCGGCAAGTGTCGGATGTCCAGACCCAGACGACTCCCCAGGAATCCTCCAGTGACTTTGAACTTGACTCCGAGGGGGATGAGTCTCTTCAGGCGCCCTCGGACCAGAGCGGTTTCTACGTCTCCCACGAGGAGTCGTCTCTGGGGGTGCGCCCGGACTTCAGGGATGTCTCCTACGAACGCCGAAAGAAGAGACTGCGCCGCCGTCTCAAGAAATGCTTCTGCTGTGTGGATCTCCGGGTGGGCTGCTGTTTCATGGGGTTCTTTGAGCTGTGCTCCTCGGCGATATGCCTGGTGCTCGGTGAAA GTAATTGGATGCTGTATATAGGCCGTATCGGATATATGGCTTACCTCATCGGATCGGCCATGCTGATGGTTGGCACCTTTTTG GAATGGCAGTGTCTCGTTAGGATCTACCTCTTCACGAACGTCGTGCATCTCCTGCTGTGCCCCCTGTTCATCCTGCAGCACGGCCTGAAATCCTGTTATTATTGCTATTACGAAATCGTTatcctttcttttcttttac TACTCGGTCTGTATTCTGGGCTGGTGGCCTACTCCTACCTGTTGCAGATCCAGTGGCGGCATTCCCGCTTCTACATGCCGCATGGCAGGATTGCAAGGAACGACATACGGAGGAGCCGATGGGAGGATATTGAGGGAGTGCAGCCGGCCGTTGAGAgccaggaacaggaacaggaacaagCACGGGAACTGAGCCAGCAGCACAGCCAGAGCGATATGGATCCTTCCAATGAGCAACAATCAGTGTTGTAA